The following are encoded together in the Ignavibacteriales bacterium genome:
- a CDS encoding aromatic amino acid lyase, translating into MSIVLNGSGLTVEKLVKVARHGEKVELDKSALERIKKCRAMLEKKIEAHETMYGVNTGIGEFSEVVLNDEQVKEFHKYLIYNHSAGIGEPVAIEYVRGAMTGRINVHAHGNSGCRPEITLTLVDMLNNEVTPVVCQKGSVGACGDLAPMSQIALLMMGEGEAFYKGERLPGKVAFEKAGIKIPGLMARDGLATINGANLLTAMSAIHLYDINRWLKQAEIAAAMSLEALYANMKPYDKRLHELRGFKGAIRSAASIKKCIQGSDLLSGKLKIKVQDAYSMRSTPQVIGAAHDVVRYAKEQIETELNGVGDNPIFLPDENLTLTGANFQGTPVSLPMDIAGTAVTMVSVLSERRLNRLLNPALSIGLPPFLTKGAGMFSGLMLSQYTADSLIVEQKILSAPASIQSIPAAADQEDFVSMGMNTAIKNSQIIDNAYGVLGIEFMAAAQALDFRDFQTGKGVAKAKEVIRRHVSHLDVDRPLYNDHNKMKALVKSCEILEAVEKEVGSLE; encoded by the coding sequence ATGTCGATAGTACTTAATGGATCAGGATTAACAGTTGAAAAGTTAGTTAAGGTAGCGCGTCATGGAGAAAAAGTTGAGTTGGATAAATCTGCATTAGAGCGAATCAAGAAATGCAGAGCAATGCTCGAAAAAAAAATTGAAGCCCACGAAACAATGTACGGTGTTAACACCGGCATCGGGGAATTTTCTGAAGTGGTCTTAAATGATGAGCAAGTAAAAGAATTTCATAAATATTTAATTTATAATCATTCGGCTGGAATCGGCGAACCGGTTGCTATTGAATATGTGCGCGGCGCAATGACAGGAAGAATTAACGTGCACGCACATGGAAATTCAGGCTGCAGACCTGAAATTACCCTTACCCTTGTTGATATGTTAAACAATGAAGTCACTCCGGTAGTTTGCCAAAAAGGTTCTGTTGGTGCCTGCGGCGACTTGGCACCCATGTCGCAGATTGCACTTTTAATGATGGGGGAAGGTGAAGCGTTTTACAAGGGTGAAAGACTTCCCGGTAAAGTTGCATTTGAAAAAGCAGGAATTAAAATTCCCGGATTAATGGCACGAGACGGACTTGCAACAATTAACGGCGCTAACTTACTAACTGCTATGAGTGCAATCCATCTTTATGATATTAACAGATGGTTAAAGCAGGCAGAAATTGCGGCTGCGATGTCTCTCGAAGCTTTGTATGCTAATATGAAGCCTTATGACAAACGACTTCATGAGCTTCGCGGTTTTAAAGGTGCGATAAGAAGTGCAGCATCAATAAAAAAATGTATCCAGGGAAGTGATTTGCTTAGCGGTAAGTTGAAAATAAAAGTTCAGGATGCTTACTCAATGCGCTCAACACCGCAAGTTATCGGTGCTGCTCATGATGTCGTTCGTTATGCGAAAGAGCAAATCGAAACTGAATTAAACGGCGTGGGTGATAATCCAATTTTTCTTCCGGACGAAAATTTAACCTTAACCGGTGCCAATTTTCAGGGAACACCCGTTTCGCTTCCAATGGATATTGCGGGAACAGCGGTTACAATGGTTAGTGTTCTTTCTGAAAGAAGATTAAACAGACTTTTAAATCCTGCTCTTAGTATTGGACTGCCTCCCTTCCTTACAAAGGGAGCGGGAATGTTTTCAGGGCTGATGTTAAGTCAGTACACTGCCGACTCATTAATAGTTGAGCAGAAAATTCTTTCTGCTCCTGCTTCGATTCAATCTATTCCTGCAGCAGCAGATCAGGAAGATTTTGTTTCGATGGGAATGAACACTGCAATAAAAAATTCTCAAATAATTGATAACGCTTACGGAGTTTTAGGGATAGAATTTATGGCGGCGGCACAGGCTTTAGATTTTCGTGATTTCCAAACAGGCAAGGGTGTAGCAAAAGCTAAGGAAGTAATTCGCCGGCATGTAAGTCATCTTGATGTTGATAGACCGCTTTATAACGATCACAACAAAATGAAAGCACTTGTTAAGTCCTGCGAAATTCTTGAAGCAGTTGAAAAAGAAGTTGGAAGTTTAGAATAA
- a CDS encoding DivIVA domain-containing protein produces MKFSPLSIKQQEFSKSMRGYETEEVQAFLEKLADEFDNLYKENEKLKRELDELNIKVNDYKRIEKIFRILY; encoded by the coding sequence ATGAAGTTTTCTCCGCTTAGTATAAAACAGCAAGAGTTCAGTAAGTCAATGCGCGGCTACGAAACTGAAGAGGTTCAAGCATTCCTCGAAAAACTCGCTGATGAATTTGACAACCTTTACAAAGAAAACGAAAAACTAAAACGAGAATTAGATGAGTTGAATATTAAAGTTAATGACTATAAGCGAATAGAAAAAATCTTCAGGATACTTTATTAA
- a CDS encoding TraR/DksA family transcriptional regulator has product MLDPTTGEYINENSPYSLHMAEQGTDAMEREKTFLYAQRENKFLGYLDDALKRIDAGTYGICLECIEEPQHLCDTCPLVPKARLEAVPHSQLCLPIKQKQEKK; this is encoded by the coding sequence ATGCTCGATCCAACAACAGGCGAATACATTAACGAAAATTCTCCTTACTCACTTCACATGGCTGAACAGGGTACAGACGCTATGGAACGAGAAAAAACTTTTCTCTATGCTCAGCGCGAAAATAAATTTCTTGGTTATCTCGACGATGCTCTGAAAAGAATAGATGCCGGAACTTACGGAATTTGCCTCGAGTGTATTGAAGAACCTCAGCATTTGTGTGATACCTGCCCCCTTGTTCCAAAAGCAAGGCTTGAAGCTGTACCGCATAGTCAGCTCTGCTTACCAATAAAACAAAAACAGGAGAAAAAATAA
- a CDS encoding heme-binding domain-containing protein, which produces MKKIFLLLIIVFVGIQFIPVEKTNPPVEAEIRAPKLVSEVFKKSCYDCHSNETNWLWYSDIAPVSWLIIKDVNEGREHLNFSNWGKMSPGDVDKTRREIWEEVESGEMPLGTYTLIHPEIKLSNQDLSIIREWAGATTKKFRSN; this is translated from the coding sequence ATGAAAAAGATATTTTTATTGCTGATAATCGTGTTTGTAGGTATTCAATTTATTCCTGTAGAAAAAACTAACCCTCCAGTAGAAGCAGAAATAAGAGCTCCTAAACTGGTGTCAGAAGTATTTAAAAAATCGTGCTACGATTGTCATTCGAATGAAACGAATTGGTTATGGTATTCCGATATTGCGCCTGTTTCCTGGTTAATCATTAAAGATGTAAACGAAGGTAGAGAACATTTAAATTTTTCCAATTGGGGTAAGATGTCACCCGGCGATGTTGATAAAACCAGACGAGAAATCTGGGAAGAAGTAGAAAGTGGTGAAATGCCTCTTGGTACTTATACACTAATTCATCCCGAAATAAAATTATCGAACCAGGATTTATCTATCATCAGGGAGTGGGCGGGAGCAACGACCAAGAAATTTAGATCAAATTAA
- a CDS encoding leucyl/phenylalanyl-tRNA--protein transferase: MEKKKIDSEEFLKPDNMIRLYASGAFPMADEKTTAINWYLPEERTIIPLNNFNIPRSAKKEIAKFNFEIKFDTDFKSVVLGCADRPSTWISNKLIDAYLRLHRRGYIHTVETWKDGKLVGGLYGVTFRGAFFGESMFSRVSQASKAALTALIQHLNERGYLLLDVQYMTEHLAMFGAVEITFEEYSQLLIESYSLACEF; encoded by the coding sequence ATGGAAAAAAAGAAAATAGACTCTGAAGAATTTTTAAAACCCGATAATATGATCAGGCTTTATGCAAGTGGTGCATTTCCGATGGCTGATGAAAAAACAACCGCAATAAATTGGTATCTGCCGGAAGAAAGAACGATAATTCCGCTTAACAATTTCAATATTCCAAGGTCAGCCAAAAAAGAAATTGCAAAATTTAATTTTGAAATTAAGTTTGATACGGATTTCAAATCTGTCGTTCTCGGCTGCGCTGATAGACCCTCTACGTGGATATCCAACAAATTGATTGATGCGTATTTGCGTCTTCATAGGCGGGGTTATATTCACACAGTTGAAACATGGAAAGATGGAAAGCTTGTCGGAGGTTTGTACGGTGTAACTTTCCGCGGAGCTTTTTTCGGCGAATCAATGTTCTCCAGAGTTTCGCAGGCTTCAAAAGCAGCACTGACAGCCCTCATCCAGCATCTGAATGAGAGAGGTTATTTGCTTCTCGATGTTCAGTACATGACCGAACATCTGGCAATGTTTGGTGCAGTTGAAATTACTTTTGAAGAATACAGTCAGTTATTGATTGAATCCTACTCGCTTGCCTGCGAATTCTGA
- a CDS encoding signal peptidase II, which translates to MPYGRKTPLIDHVLHLTFVENPGIAFGIDFGGEFKLLISILTIIASFSLLIYFFFVSKENIGQRLSLALIIGGAFGNLIDRVFMEYSMVTLLYFKARWWISLMSVFSDSIFSTKRWAIIFLMLQMLLLHLGF; encoded by the coding sequence TTGCCTTACGGAAGAAAAACTCCGCTGATAGATCATGTTTTACATTTGACTTTTGTTGAAAATCCAGGCATCGCATTTGGCATAGACTTCGGTGGAGAATTTAAACTGCTTATTTCCATTCTTACAATCATCGCATCGTTTAGTCTGCTGATTTATTTCTTCTTTGTAAGTAAAGAAAACATCGGGCAGCGTTTATCGCTTGCTTTAATTATTGGCGGTGCATTCGGCAACCTGATTGATAGAGTTTTTATGGAGTATTCTATGGTTACGCTCCTTTACTTCAAGGCAAGGTGGTGGATTTCTTTGATGTCAGTTTTTTCAGATTCTATTTTTTCAACAAAACGATGGGCAATTATATTTTTAATGTTGCAGATGTTGCTGTTACACTTGGGGTTTTAA
- the msrB gene encoding peptide-methionine (R)-S-oxide reductase MsrB yields MKNKIIKSDGEWKKELTPEEYNVLREKGTERAFTGEFYENHEDGTYLCAACGNELFSSETKYESGSGWPSYWAPLSMDNVEIETDKSHGMIRTEVKCSRCGSHLGHVFDDGPDPTGKRYCINSISLDFKKKDK; encoded by the coding sequence ATGAAAAATAAAATTATTAAAAGTGATGGAGAATGGAAGAAAGAATTAACACCCGAAGAATACAATGTGCTTAGAGAGAAAGGAACCGAGCGTGCATTCACAGGCGAGTTTTATGAAAATCATGAAGATGGAACTTATCTGTGCGCTGCATGTGGCAATGAACTTTTTTCTTCTGAGACAAAATATGAATCCGGTTCAGGCTGGCCAAGCTACTGGGCACCTCTTTCAATGGATAATGTTGAAATTGAAACTGACAAAAGTCATGGAATGATTCGTACCGAAGTAAAATGCTCACGATGCGGCTCTCATTTAGGACATGTTTTTGATGATGGACCTGATCCAACGGGAAAAAGATATTGCATAAATTCCATCTCACTCGATTTTAAGAAAAAAGATAAGTGA
- a CDS encoding T9SS type A sorting domain-containing protein, whose product MAVLSLQSAIWNGIKLLSFPGFGTTTEPKSYSFTDENLSAGKYQYRLKQNDFDGTFEYSNTVEVEITSPTEFSLEQNYPNPFNPTTKIKYTIPSTPLSFGEGLGVRLIVYDILGNEVSTLVNEPQQPGTYEVEFNVGQAISLSSGVYYYQLRSGSFVETKKMILLR is encoded by the coding sequence TTGGCAGTTCTCAGTCTTCAGTCAGCAATCTGGAATGGAATCAAATTGCTTTCATTCCCTGGGTTTGGGACTACTACTGAACCCAAGAGTTATTCTTTTACTGATGAAAATCTTTCTGCTGGAAAATATCAATACAGATTAAAGCAAAATGACTTTGATGGAACATTTGAATACTCAAACACAGTTGAAGTTGAAATAACTTCACCAACAGAATTTTCACTTGAGCAGAACTATCCAAATCCATTTAACCCAACAACAAAAATAAAATATACAATTCCTTCAACTCCCCTCTCCTTTGGAGAGGGGTTGGGGGTGAGGCTTATTGTGTATGACATACTCGGCAACGAAGTCTCAACACTTGTAAACGAACCACAGCAGCCCGGCACTTACGAAGTTGAGTTTAACGTAGGACAGGCTATCAGCCTGTCCAGCGGAGTGTACTACTATCAACTACGGTCAGGCAGTTTTGTTGAAACTAAGAAGATGATTTTACTCCGCTGA
- the lspA gene encoding signal peptidase II → MRVLFISLIVIVLDQVSKVYVKGISFPIINFKIEGMYPGEIIPVIGEFFRITFIENPGLAFGFDPGIDFKLAISVFSVIASIGLLFYLFKIKNQKFPLRLSIAFILGGAIGNLIDRVFYGVFYGYAPLFYGKVVDFFDVDFFDFSILGKHYDRWPIFNIADASVTIGVLILLLFYNFHKKKKQLNQLV, encoded by the coding sequence TTGAGAGTTCTTTTCATTTCACTCATTGTAATCGTTTTAGACCAGGTTTCTAAAGTTTATGTGAAGGGCATTTCATTCCCGATAATTAATTTTAAGATTGAAGGTATGTATCCCGGCGAAATTATTCCGGTGATTGGTGAATTTTTCAGGATTACCTTCATTGAAAACCCCGGGCTTGCATTTGGCTTTGATCCCGGTATAGATTTTAAATTAGCAATTTCGGTCTTCTCAGTTATAGCAAGCATTGGACTGCTTTTTTATCTCTTTAAAATAAAAAATCAAAAATTCCCATTACGTCTTTCAATTGCCTTTATACTTGGTGGTGCAATCGGCAATCTAATTGATAGAGTATTCTATGGAGTATTTTACGGCTACGCCCCTCTATTTTATGGAAAGGTAGTTGATTTTTTTGATGTGGATTTTTTTGATTTCTCAATTCTTGGGAAGCATTACGATAGATGGCCTATCTTTAACATAGCAGATGCTTCAGTTACGATTGGTGTTTTAATACTTCTGCTCTTTTATAACTTTCATAAAAAGAAGAAACAATTGAATCAGTTAGTGTAA
- a CDS encoding ABC transporter ATP-binding protein, producing MIEIKNLHKRFGQNKVLNGVDLDILPGETIVIIGKSGCGKSVLIKHIVGLLQPDDGYVKVEGEIINDLDQKRLYEIRKKFGFLFQGAALFDSMTIEENVGLPLVESKNGFTKSEILKAVREKLELVGLTNVEKLKPAELSGGMKKRVGLARALITNPDYILYDEPTTGLDPIMSDSIDALIKELSGKIKVTSVVVTHDMYSVKNIADKVAMLHDGKIYFTGSTDELLKSSDQVILDFIKRSEI from the coding sequence ATGATTGAAATAAAAAACCTTCACAAACGGTTCGGACAAAATAAAGTTTTAAACGGAGTAGATTTAGATATCTTGCCTGGCGAAACAATTGTAATCATTGGCAAAAGCGGATGCGGAAAAAGTGTCTTGATTAAACACATTGTTGGCTTGCTCCAGCCCGATGACGGTTATGTAAAAGTTGAAGGGGAAATTATAAATGACCTCGATCAGAAAAGGCTTTATGAGATTAGGAAAAAATTTGGTTTTCTTTTTCAGGGGGCAGCGCTTTTTGATTCAATGACTATTGAAGAAAATGTCGGGCTGCCGTTAGTCGAGTCGAAGAATGGTTTTACTAAATCTGAAATTCTAAAAGCTGTCCGAGAAAAACTTGAGTTAGTCGGGCTAACGAATGTGGAAAAATTAAAACCGGCAGAACTTTCAGGCGGAATGAAAAAAAGGGTGGGGCTTGCACGCGCACTTATCACAAATCCCGATTACATTCTTTACGATGAACCAACAACGGGACTCGACCCAATTATGTCTGATTCGATTGATGCACTTATAAAAGAATTAAGCGGGAAAATAAAAGTGACCTCGGTAGTTGTTACTCACGATATGTACAGCGTAAAAAATATTGCCGATAAAGTTGCAATGCTGCACGATGGTAAAATTTATTTTACAGGATCAACTGATGAATTATTAAAATCAAGCGACCAAGTGATATTAGATTTTATTAAGAGAAGTGAAATATAA
- the tkt gene encoding transketolase, protein MTNHKKDIEQLTINTIRFLAIEGVQKANSGHPGMPMGCAPIAYLLYSKIMRHNPANPKWLNRDRFILSAGHGSMLLYSILHLSGYGVSLDELKNFRQWGSITPGHPEFGLTPGVETTTGPLGQGFSNAVGMAIAEAYLASLFNQDDIKLIDHFIYGICSDGELMEGISHESASLAGHLKLGKLIFFYDDNKITIDGSTSLAFSEDIQKRFDAYGWHVQTVKDVNDVASLEAAVTNAQNVFDKPSLIITKTHIGFGSPNKQDSSDAHGSPLGEAEIKLTKQNLGWQEETPFFIPDEVKEFFKQVQVNGKSEEEEWNRKFLDYQKKYTEEAKLFSAVMHGESGNEWKLKLPVFADDGKKMATRAASGKVLNSIASSLPTLIGGSADLAPSNNTFLKDYKNFSSENYSGRNFHFGIREHGMAGVMNGMAIYGGVIPYGATFLVFSDYLRPSIRLASLSKIKPIYVFTHDSIGLGEDGPTHQPVEHLASLRAIPGLIVIRPADANETSVAWLAAIEHKESPVALILTRQGLPILDQKKYSSAENLLKGAYILKDSKSKPDLILMASGSEVSLALKASEALEAVGRNVTVVSFPSWELFEKQNDEYKNTVLPPNIKKRISIEAGVSQGWQKYVGDEGISISMESFGASAPIEILFEKFGFTIENILEQANKILSAKNISS, encoded by the coding sequence ATGACGAATCATAAAAAAGATATTGAACAATTAACCATAAACACAATCAGATTTTTAGCCATAGAAGGAGTGCAAAAAGCAAACTCAGGTCATCCGGGAATGCCGATGGGCTGCGCACCGATTGCTTATTTGCTATACTCAAAAATAATGAGGCACAACCCGGCAAACCCGAAATGGTTAAACCGCGACAGGTTTATTCTTTCCGCCGGGCACGGAAGCATGCTGCTTTATTCGATACTTCACTTATCCGGTTATGGTGTTTCGTTAGATGAGTTAAAAAATTTCCGGCAATGGGGAAGCATCACACCGGGACATCCGGAATTTGGATTAACACCCGGAGTTGAAACAACTACCGGTCCGCTCGGGCAGGGGTTTTCTAACGCTGTGGGAATGGCAATAGCTGAAGCCTACCTTGCATCGTTATTTAATCAAGATGATATAAAGTTGATTGATCATTTTATTTATGGAATTTGCAGCGACGGTGAATTGATGGAGGGAATCTCTCACGAAAGTGCTTCGCTTGCAGGTCATCTTAAACTTGGCAAATTAATTTTCTTTTACGATGATAATAAAATTACAATTGATGGATCAACGTCTCTTGCTTTCTCTGAAGATATTCAAAAAAGATTTGATGCTTACGGCTGGCATGTTCAAACTGTGAAAGATGTAAATGATGTTGCGAGTCTTGAAGCCGCAGTGACGAATGCACAAAATGTTTTTGACAAACCCTCCCTCATAATTACAAAAACACACATTGGGTTCGGCAGTCCGAATAAGCAAGATTCATCCGACGCTCACGGCTCACCGCTCGGAGAGGCAGAGATAAAACTTACAAAGCAAAATTTGGGCTGGCAGGAAGAAACACCTTTCTTTATTCCCGATGAAGTAAAAGAATTTTTTAAGCAAGTACAAGTGAATGGAAAATCAGAAGAAGAAGAATGGAATAGAAAATTTTTAGATTATCAAAAAAAATATACTGAAGAGGCAAAATTATTTTCTGCAGTAATGCATGGAGAATCTGGCAATGAATGGAAATTAAAATTACCGGTGTTTGCAGATGATGGGAAGAAGATGGCAACGCGTGCAGCATCGGGAAAAGTTCTTAATTCAATAGCTTCCTCCCTTCCCACTCTGATTGGCGGATCTGCTGATCTTGCACCATCAAATAATACTTTCTTAAAAGATTATAAAAATTTTTCATCTGAGAATTACTCCGGCAGAAATTTTCACTTCGGAATTCGCGAACATGGAATGGCGGGGGTAATGAATGGAATGGCGATTTACGGCGGAGTGATTCCATACGGCGCAACTTTTTTAGTTTTTTCAGATTATCTGCGCCCTTCCATACGGCTTGCATCGCTTTCAAAAATAAAACCGATTTATGTTTTTACTCACGACAGTATCGGGCTTGGCGAAGATGGACCAACTCATCAGCCTGTCGAACATCTTGCTTCTTTGCGTGCAATCCCCGGACTGATTGTAATCAGACCTGCAGACGCAAACGAAACTTCCGTCGCATGGTTAGCGGCTATCGAACATAAAGAAAGTCCCGTGGCATTGATACTAACGAGGCAGGGGTTACCAATTCTCGATCAGAAAAAATATTCTTCAGCCGAAAATCTCTTAAAGGGGGCGTATATTTTAAAAGACTCAAAATCAAAACCGGATTTGATCTTAATGGCTTCCGGTTCTGAAGTTTCATTAGCATTAAAAGCTTCTGAAGCACTTGAAGCTGTTGGAAGAAATGTAACAGTAGTTAGCTTTCCTAGCTGGGAATTATTTGAGAAACAAAACGATGAATATAAAAACACTGTGCTACCTCCAAACATTAAAAAGAGAATCTCTATTGAGGCGGGTGTTAGCCAGGGATGGCAAAAGTATGTTGGAGACGAAGGCATATCAATTAGTATGGAATCATTTGGCGCTTCTGCTCCTATAGAAATTTTATTTGAAAAATTTGGCTTTACTATTGAAAATATTTTAGAACAAGCTAATAAAATTTTAAGTGCGAAAAATATATCTTCATAA
- a CDS encoding T9SS type A sorting domain-containing protein yields MLLRIASDIVPVELISFTATAQQNSVSLNWQTATETKTAASKCRSQMSNVNSQTGLEVIGFVPGFGTTTEPKGYSFTDENLFSGKYQYRLKQIDFDGSFEYSNTVEVEVTSPTEFSLEQNFPNPFNPTTKIKYTIPSTPLSFGEGLGVRLLVYDILGNEVATLVNEPQQPGTYEVEFNAGQNISLSSGVYYYQLRSGGFVETKKMIIQK; encoded by the coding sequence ATGCTCTTAAGAATTGCCTCCGACATTGTTCCTGTCGAGTTAATCTCCTTTACAGCAACAGCACAGCAAAACTCAGTTTCGCTAAACTGGCAGACTGCTACGGAGACAAAAACAGCGGCTTCGAAATGCAGAAGTCAAATGTCAAACGTCAATAGTCAAACAGGATTGGAGGTCATCGGTTTTGTTCCCGGATTTGGGACCACAACCGAACCTAAGGGTTATTCTTTCACTGATGAAAATCTTTTTTCTGGAAAATATCAATACAGATTAAAACAGATTGACTTTGATGGAAGTTTTGAATATTCAAACACAGTTGAGGTTGAAGTAACTTCACCAACAGAATTTTCACTTGAGCAGAACTTCCCGAATCCATTTAATCCAACAACAAAAATAAAATATACAATTCCTTCAACTCCCCTCTCCTTTGGAGAGGGGTTGGGGGTGAGGCTTCTTGTGTATGACATACTTGGCAACGAAGTAGCCACACTCGTAAACGAGCCACAGCAGCCCGGCACGTACGAAGTTGAGTTTAACGCAGGACAGAATATCAGCCTGTCCAGCGGAGTTTACTACTACCAATTAAGGTCAGGTGGTTTCGTTGAAACTAAGAAAATGATAATTCAGAAATAA